The Lactuca sativa cultivar Salinas unplaced genomic scaffold, Lsat_Salinas_v11 Lsat_1_v11_unplaced_15, whole genome shotgun sequence region caggctccaccctaccaggtcctcagctgctgaaggcctcttagtagtgccaattgaccattacctgaataccatcacatgtggttagactcggataatccttcgagtaacaggctcatccctacaacggttagactcaaacgagagctgtgtAATAGGgacaaatccaacactctaagattattcaaccctgatcacatgtgacgtgacgtattcacctaatggctaactcccaccactcagagtcccacaaagcacaaagcaaccaTCATTCGAGCTAAGGGAACAATTTCAAGCAAATCCGCTCTCATAGAGAAGAACTAATCTAGCATACAGAGCTAAACTCATagtatcaggcataacctaacaggctatcctattgctGTCTACTCgactctagcatgcaattttttttttatacagctgaaacacataaagcaggcacataaggcatcgttcctagatccttagtcatattctagcatgctgttctacaaaagctgataaacataacataaacttgtatgggtactttggggaatacttacttgagctcggccggtcgcgcacatcacacacttcgttctttctcaaaactattttctcattttttttcaaaacattttcctttagaaaatctttcaatccctcgatctgagttcagacacccccgaaggtgtgtcctaatccctcaaaccaaggctctgataccaacttgtaacgacctaattttcacgtccaaaaattttgtttataaATCATTACTTGGAaatcattaataattaaaacattgtataattaaaccattttacattgaaaaccaaattgaaatccacaacatttaaacaaccaaaatatcagagtatcaatcccagaataaactcataactgcggaaacaaaagtgtgtgatatgctgctaccgagcctgctccttccccttggctaaagaggtacctgaaacaacaactgaaaaacgtaagcacaaagcttagtgagttcccccactgtaccacataccataataatcacataacatacatctaTCGTCAGGCATATCttggtgctcgacctaccccttcggtcctttggACCGGAtgttgcctagcatacctgggtgctggcctccccttcggtcctctcgaccggatactggagactacttctcccctctactactaccacataacatgtaccacagtatcagaatctatctagcatggctgggtataactaccccttcggccctattgaCCGGATGTCttgggactatctcccctactaccactaacacatagcatcacatcatactagcacataagaaTGGAACAGGTAGtagtaaccctagatgaatatcacggagacaatcatccacatacaactcctactggtgggccggcattgtggccgtagacccaccgctactggaaggtaactcaccccgAAGTAGTTGCTGGTCTggtcgggaactgactgcctactgctgctgctgctccggaaatcctccggctgcaactcccacaacatactcaatcaatcactgctaactgtcctttgggtaaaatgaccattttacccctgatcatgtcataagtcaaagtcaaagtcaacttttagttgacccgactcgccgagttggctctccaactcgccgagtccctatccaatcgaTTGCCCTGGatctcgtccctactcgtcgagttagacgttgactcgacgagttctccttctaaattgaggttcaagtccttcatcctactcgccgagttgtatgaacaactcgccgagttcatcttcatccgaagaacacatatgctgcgactcgccgagttgtatgaacaactcgccgagtttgttcttgatctaaggagattgccttgaactcgccgagtcagggcattgactcgtcgagttcctccatggatgagtttggcttccaactcactgagtcacaccccgtgactcactactcccactcaaacaacgaaaaggggacaaactcggagactcgcaagcagactcgccgagtcagatgaacgactcgccgagttgttaccatgcaatcactatatgctggattctgcttgaatccagcttatgctatccacagaactgggttcctagagcatgaataacacgtaaagttttagggttcaaaatgcaccaaatgagtagatctagggtctttATGTAATATGGGTCcgtaaaggcagtagatctgagctcttggagctcaaccatgcctagatctagaggccaatcagCTTATTACAAATTATATTGCACATGcaagcttggggaagggctcaagaaggactttaatggagtaacaagcatagaaacagagggaaaacgagtTATGCCTCCAAGAAATTACTGAGAGAACACAAAGATGCTTgacttccttcccttcctcttgatctactcctcctccttctcaaaatcttcaagaaaacacacaaaaggcctcaaactcacaagaacaagggGTTAGAACGTATGGAGAGCtcctgagggtgaagggggctggCTTAgggcggaaatgagggcttaaatagggtgcaaacccctgaaacttagggtttcatcaaacagcggtgactcgccgagtccaggatatggactcgccgagtcgccaacttaaacatgtcccgggtcccgtctctactcggcgagtcggacctatgactcgccgagtccaaggctaaaaatggaaattactcaaataagatttacgtaccaggaaccaggtgctacatatagAACAAACaggtaaaatttatatttattaaattatattatagaATTAGGGATACATTTTACAATTATTTTCAGGTACAATATGATATTTGTTCCTTTCACTGCAATAAACAATCATGAAAAGACAATCAATGTTGGAGTAGGACTAATATCAGATGAAACAATTGAATCATACTCTTGGTTATTAGAAGCTTTTTTGTCATCACataagaagaaaccaacaatgaTTCTGTCAGACATAGATGTAGCATTATCTTCTTCAATAGGAAAGGTGTTTCAAGGATGTACTCACAGATTATGTATGTGGCACATAATGTCAAAAATGCCATCAAAGGTAacaaaaaatttaatttattgaattaaaaatagcttatgaaaatatattaataaaatcaaatttaacTTGACAGATTGACGCTGATTTAGTTTCAAATTCAGATTTCAAGAAACGCATAAATCAACTAGTTTGGAATATGAATATTGAACCATCAGAATTTGAGAACAAATGGGATTTGATGTTGAATGAATTTCATTTGAAGGATAATAAATGGTTGGCTGATATGTTCAACAAGAGAGAAAAATGGATTCCCTCATATTTCAGAGATATACCAATGTCTTTTTCCTTCAACATCTTCTCTGCAACTCTTTTGAGCATGTCTTTTGACAAATGGACAATTTCTAGAATCATGTTGAACCAACGTATTGCAAAATTTACACAACCTCATTTGTGTGTTATACATCTTATTTTGATGAAAAATATACATTATAttgaaatatatattattagttataacttacacataaatatatatGCCACTAATCTTCCGAAATATATGTTAAGACTATTTCAAATCATCAACTACATATTCAGAATCATTTTACttaaaaatattaaatctaatgcgattgaaaaatataatattagttaTAACTTACACATGTATATATATGCAACTAATCTTctgaaatatataatattttattacctAGTAAAATCTTTCATTTATTACTTAAATCTATTCAgaattaacaattataaaaaatataaatattcatAAATGCAGAAGTCAAATCGACTTAATTACAATAAATACAAACAATCCTTTCATATAAAAAGCTTTTCATCTAATAGtaactttatattttatatttaaaaaaatgaaaaaaaaaataattactaaaaatataatgtaaaaactataaataataacAAGATTATAATCTCATtataacatacaaaaaaaatatttattttatttatatcaaattaataaaaGAAGGTAATATATACCgatttgtttgataaaatgcaaaaaaaaataaataaataaataaaattaattcatAAGAAGATAAGGATTATCATCTTCAATGTATAGATACCATGATTACCTAAATCTACAACCGCCATAATAGACTATAATATTTATTGAAGCAAATGATGGCAGAAAATTAATTACCTACTCTACTAACTCCAATTGTTACCGCTATATATTCCTCCTCAACATCACCATaaacttaaagaaaaaaaaactatccATTGATGGCTTCTGAATCATCGCTTTGGGTAGTTCGGAACTCCTCGGATTATCTTGATCTTTACGACATATATGGTATGTTCTTTATTGTTAAAATCTTATCCTATTAATACTTATATAATCTTCTTTTCAATCTTCATTCAGGGTGGGAAAACAAAAAGTACTTCACAATGATGCTAAACCATGGAGGTAGTTTCCACTACTACCCAAATCGAGATTACATTGGAGGCAACATTGACTATATAGACTTCATCGAGGTTGAAACTTTCTCTGCAGAGGTATTTCATACCATCTTAAGTTCTTTTGGTTATGATGTTGCGACAACATATGCATACTCTTTAGTCTCGTTTGCTCCTTTAGACGTTGGTCTAAACAAGCTTGCTTATTGgaatgatttcttgaactttgtcaAAAAAGTTAAAATAGatgggttttttttttgtgttcaaCAAGTTTATTTGGAGCATAATCAAACCACTGTTACAAACTTCTTCCCAAAAACATTAAACTTTGCAACCAACAGTTATATGTGCACGAAACTCTATTCAATGGTTGCATCAAATCCAAAAATTACTGTTTGGGAGGCTAGGATCATGCTTTTTGACGAATTCAACTTTTGGATAAATGTTGACAAACTCATTGAAGCTTTGGATTACACAAAGTATCAAGTGAATCTTCTGGGTAAGTAGATGAAGTTGCAAGGTGAAAAGGTGGGAATTTGGGTTTTTGGGTTTTTAGATTTAAGGAAATGGTGTTAGTATGAATATTTGGTCatttatataatatgtttatgtgctcTAACTTCTTTTGGGATGATTGTAATGGGGattgtaatatatttataaatattatcGATGGTGGTTGTTAGTTTGTTAATATTATATATGATTGTTGATATGTTACTCTGAAAATTGTAGATATGATGGTTTTAAATATGTTAATATTATATATGATTGTAAATATGTTAACTTTAAAAAAGATTATACATATAcaatcaaaatcaaaaacataaaaatgtagccACACTTTTCATATATTATTATAAACTTATGTTTGTAGAAGTACATTAAATTCAACCTAAAGAAAAACAACCAAAAACAAacacacatttaaaatacttcataacaaATTGTTTTACTTACTCATTCATAACCATTACTATGAATACTTCTACATAAACATAGCGACTTGCTGTTTACTTCAACAAACATATATCAAGGACCAAAAGCAGCTAACCTAGCTGCTATATTGATAATGCCTTCATGATACATTACACGGCTGTCATTTGCAGAAAGCTTTTGATATTCAACAAGAAGTTGTTGAACTTCATTTTTCATTAGATTCACTTCACTCAATAGAATTTTCATAGAATATCTTCTTCGAAGATTTCTAAGTTGCAAAATCTGCTCAACACTTTCCATTTTAAACCCACATTTCCATTGAGCTAAAGGACCACCTTTATAAGTTTCCATATGACGCATCAAAAAAATCCCACAATCATTACTGTTACCTCTTGTTTTCCACGTCATATATTGATCAACAAATTCCATTTCATACATAACTGAAAAAGCCATAAAATGTTTTATGTCTTGAAGATATCTACCAAACATATATTTCTGCatttaaatataaacaaaaattcaatatccattataaaaaaaatataattcatgaatataaataaacatttaaacaaaaaaaatacaaacaaacTTACCAGATTTTGAGTTAGATGTGGGTATGGTTTTTCAGAAAGACTATATAATATGTTGTCCAATATGACAgctttgcggtttttaaaatcaaaaacaaacacaaaatagTGACTGTTTGCACATGCAGGAAAGAACATCTAAATAAAAATAATCAACTTCACAATAAGATACAAACACAAAAGGAAtaaattttacaaagaaaaacTAAACTTACCAAATCAATTCCTTTTAAATTTCTTCGTTCTTTAGACTCTCCCAAACAATGAAAAACATTTTCTTTAAAATTTTGGTACACATCATCATATTTACATGCTTCACTATGCATGTATGCAGGATCctaaatacaaaacaacaattcAATTAACATCATAATAATATAGAAACAATAACTAACAATTACTATACGTACCAATACTGCTGTCTTGAAGAAGAAACATGAAGGAGTGTCCAAATTCCTAGCTCTCTCATCATAGTTCAACACTTCAACAAAACAATCAATAGTCCCGGAAAAAAGAAATTCTCCTGGACATAAGCTCTCAAACATGTATCTTTCCCCACGTTGTCCATTTATGCTATGAAAAAGATCATccctattaaaataaaaataaaatacattaaattaaatattcattatatataaaaatatatatacatatacacaaaCACATTACGTTCGATTCCCACATAAACTGAATAGCCAATTAGACTTGATATTCTCCTCCTTTGTCAAATTACTATCAATCTCAACAGCTCGTACAACAAATGGAGACCTAAGCACTGGAGGTAACGTTTGACTTCTCTTTGGTCTCAATGAAATCATATCATTCTCAAGTATTTTAACTTTTTCACTTTCATCATGAGATTTAAGTACATTTCCTTTGACTGAAGCAAAACTTATTCCAACAGAAACAAAATTATTACTAACATAACTATCAACACCTGCATTCACTTTTGGAGGAGTATACATGTCATCCTCAATTCCTAAATTAAAAGAAGGAATACCCTCAACTACACACTTTTCCTTATGACCACCCTCGCAATCCACAAGCAACTTAGTTTCAATACATCCAGATTTGCCAAACGAATTTGCCAATCCATATTTATTAACACCAACGATGTTGTTAATAGACTGCCCAAAATCTCGAAATTCATCAAACTTATCATCACAACTACTGCTTTTTCCACATGACTCGAAAGTATTCGCATTTATAATTACTATGACGAAAATCTTTATATGCAGAACATAACTCTTTCACCTTCAATCCATAAAACTCTATTATTTTCAAATTTCCATGCTTTTTAAAGGCTTTATCCACTTTCTTAGACATATCTACTAAACACCACTTCATTTCTGAATGAAACTCCTGATAacaagaaaaaatataaaaaagtataATTAATATCTAAAACTGAAGATTTAAACATAAAATCAAAATACTAAACAAATAAATCATGTTCACGATCAAAATTACACAATTAACATTACTTACTAAAATTGATCCTCTAGAAACTTCATCAACACTTTTCACTATAGCAGATGGTCTTCCAAAACCTCCATTGGAAATTTCATTTATTTCTCTCACTTTCAACAGCTCTAAAGTCCAATTATTAATTACTGGATATCTTCTAACCATTAACATTTGCCTACATTGAATCCTATCAACATATAgaaactacaaaaaaaaaaacaaaaattaataacaaaatataaatattattaatattttaaaaatatttaatcaaataacattaaatGGCATACCGTTAGAAACACACTAGGACCATTGAAGAAAGTCTTAATATCACTTCTGCCCCAAATCAACTTTTCCTCTTTTACACAATTTAATACATATGTACACCAATCAAACTTATCTAACTTATATGATTCAGACAAATACGGTAGAAGCTTCAAATTGCATGCACCTTGTTTGTTACATGATCCAAAACATGTACATACAAGAATAATAAAATTTGCAACAAACACCATATATGCTTCACATCGTTCTATTATCTTGTACACGGTATCATTTGGAGTTATTAAAGACAACGGCTTCTTGAATTGATCTTTCCATATCTCATACCATTCCTCGTTACCTCTTAAATCAACACTATTTAACTGATCAACCCCCATAGGCAAACCTAACACCCTATTAACATCTTCCCTTGTAACCAAAATATTAGAAACCTCAGTTTTAATAACCATCTCTAAAGGATCAAAAGAATCAACAACAAAATAACATAATTTAGCTAGAATACTTTGAGTCTTCATGT contains the following coding sequences:
- the LOC111911035 gene encoding protein FAR-RED ELONGATED HYPOCOTYL 3-like — translated: MEITQIRFTYQEPGATYRTNRYNMIFVPFTAINNHEKTINVGVGLISDETIESYSWLLEAFLSSHKKKPTMILSDIDVALSSSIGKVFQGCTHRLCMWHIMSKMPSKIDADLVSNSDFKKRINQLVWNMNIEPSEFENKWDLMLNEFHLKDNKWLADMFNKREKWIPSYFRDIPMSFSFNIFSATLLSMSFDKWTISRIMLNQRIAKFTQPHLCVIHLILMKNIHYIEIYIISYNLHINIYATNLPKYMLRLFQIINYIFRIILLKNIKSNAIEKYNISYNLHMYIYATNLLKYIIFYYLVKSFIYYLNLFRINNYKKYKYS